The DNA window GCCGAGGAGCTCTCTCGCGTGGTGATCGCCTACGAGCCGATCTGGGCGATCGGCGAGACCGGCCGCCCGGCCACCGTCGAGGAGCTGATCGAGCCCTTCGAGGCGCTCGGCGCGGAGTACACCGGCACGGTGACGGGCCTGCTCTACGGCGGCTCCGTGAACCTCGACAACGCCGCCGGACTGCTCGGGATCCCGCACGTCACGGGCCTGTTCGTCGGCCGCACCGCCTGGGAGCTCGAGGGCTATCTCGAGCTGCTGCGCCTCGCCGAGGCCCACGCGGCAGGCTGACCCCGAGGACCGCTCCGGCCCCGCGCCGTCCGCGCGGGGCCGGAGCATCCGTCGCTCAGAGGCTCTGCGAGGCCATCCACTCCCAGAGGTGGACGCCCTGCTCCTGCGGGTCGTTGCGGCCGACGTAGATCCACGAGAAGTGCCCGGGGTAGTCCACGCCCTCCCAGACCACGTCCGGGTAGAGGCTCATGATCGAGCCCTCGATCAGCTCGTGGAAGCGCACCGTGTTCTCCTGCGGATCCAGCGTGGTGTCGTTCTCCGCGGCCACCAGCCAGGTGGGGGTGGAGGCGAGGGAGCTGAGGGTGTCGTCGCTGAGGTGGAACGTGCCCTCGGGTCCGCTCACCGCTCCGCAGATCGGCACCTGGGAGGCGAACTCCGTGGGGTTCTCGGCGACCATCTTCAGCGACATGTAGCCGCCGTTGGAGCAGCCGGTCACGTGGATGCGGTCCACGTCGATGTGCTCGTTCGCCACCACCTCGTCGATGACGGCCTGGATCTGCGGGGCGAAGCCGTCGCCGTCCTGCATCCAGGCCGAGGTGGACTGCGGAGCGAGCACGTACGCGCCGTCGAAGATCCGCTGCGCCTCGGCGGTGGCGAAGCCGAGCGCCCCGCGGTTCGCGCGCAGCGTGGACTCGTTGTCGTAGTAGTCGTTCCCGCCGGTGAGCAGGCCGCCCTCGCCGCCTCCGTGCAGCCACACCACCAGCGCCTTGTCGCGCCCCTTCTGGCCGCGGGCCGACGGGGTGAACAGCCGGTACTTCAGGCCGCCGTCGACCTGGTGATGGGTGAACTGGTCCACCTCCGGATTGCGCAGGTCCCCCTGGGTGAGCGGGTCGAGCACGAGCGGGTTCCCGGTGCCCCGGCGACGCAGCGGCGCGACCTGCGTGATCGTGTACTCGAGGTCGAGCCGGACGTTGCGGCTGCTGGTGTAGAGCAGGGTGTTCCCCGCGGTGACGTCGAAGCCGTGCTCGAGCTCGAGGACGGCGTCCTTGCCCTGCCAGCGGACCGCGGTGACGAGGCGGTCCTCCTCGAGCACGAGGCTCCCGTCGAGGGGGCTGGTGGCGCGCACGTGCACCGTGAAGGAGTCGACGGTGAGGGACTCGGGCCGGGCGGAGGCGAGCGCGGCGGAGCGCAGGGTCAGGGAGACCACCTGCTCCCCGCCGTCGAGCACCTCGGCGTCGAGGTGGTAGACGGTCGACGCCTCGGGGCCGCCGGTCGGAGCGGCAGTCGCCGCTCCTGCGGGGAGGAG is part of the Brachybacterium ginsengisoli genome and encodes:
- a CDS encoding prolyl oligopeptidase family serine peptidase, with the translated sequence MTTALPRRSLLASGAVGTALGAAALLPAGAATAAPTGGPEASTVYHLDAEVLDGGEQVVSLTLRSAALASARPESLTVDSFTVHVRATSPLDGSLVLEEDRLVTAVRWQGKDAVLELEHGFDVTAGNTLLYTSSRNVRLDLEYTITQVAPLRRRGTGNPLVLDPLTQGDLRNPEVDQFTHHQVDGGLKYRLFTPSARGQKGRDKALVVWLHGGGEGGLLTGGNDYYDNESTLRANRGALGFATAEAQRIFDGAYVLAPQSTSAWMQDGDGFAPQIQAVIDEVVANEHIDVDRIHVTGCSNGGYMSLKMVAENPTEFASQVPICGAVSGPEGTFHLSDDTLSSLASTPTWLVAAENDTTLDPQENTVRFHELIEGSIMSLYPDVVWEGVDYPGHFSWIYVGRNDPQEQGVHLWEWMASQSL